Below is a genomic region from Spongiibacter nanhainus.
GACACGTTGTTGGGTAGCGCCAAGATCAACCGCCTGGTCACCCCATCCATCTATTCCAGCCGGCGGCAAACCCTGCGCTCACTGGCAAAACTCGCGCAGCTAAAGATAAACACCGTCTACCCAGGGCACGGCAGCGTGATCTCGGGCAATGACCTGATTGGCCGCCACAACTTGCCTTGATTTGGCGATTTTGACCTTCCTCCAGTCTTTCGGCGTTTTTCAGAAGCCGCTGGCTCCCTATCTCGGCTTGAGTGGGGCTAACTGATTGATTTTTATATAGGCAGGTATATGATCAGGAGAAACGGAATTTAAAAAACATATAGGGAACGTGTCTTGATATCCTCCAAAGCCTTTGTGCCTCTTCTTCGCCAACCTGCTGAAAGAACCGGGTTTTTTGGGCTTTCCTTCGTTTTTGTTTCCGTGATAGAGCGCCAAAGTGATATATGGCCCTAGTCTTCATAATAAAACTGTTAGGCACCTTGTGCTGATATGACCGCCTATTTCTCTTCCTCAATTAAGACTTTCTGCCATATTACGCCCGACGAAGTCTCTGCCCGGTTGCATGCGAAATATGCAGCTGACGGATTCTCATCACAATATACGACTCAAACCGAAGCCTGGAACAACACTATTCCGAGGCTGCAGGAAGAATTCCGTGCACTCATGCGCGAACATCCAACTGCGTCCAGTTGGAGGGTTCTGCTCGAGTATCCGCTGTATCGATTGCGGCGACGCATTGATGTTTTGGTGCTTACTCCGGCTGCCTTGGTCGTTGTTGAGCTGAAGGTTGGAGAGTCAGAGTTTCGTTCAACCGATCGCCGCCAAGTTGAAGAATATGCCCTCGATCTGAGGGATTTTCATGCGTCTAGTTCAGGCGTCAGTATCGTCCCACTGCTTTGGTGCACGGGCGCAAGCACTACGACATACGCACCCACCACAAAACCTGGAGACGTTGCAGAAGTCGGCCTGGTCGGGAAAACCGGAGTGGCAAGAATTATCGGGCAGATCGGTTTGTCACAACCTGTGATTTCATACGAAATCAATGAATGGGAAACCGGCCAATATCGGCCCGTCCCAACAGTCGTTGATGCGGCAACTACCCTTTTCGCAGGTCATGGGGTACGCGAAATCGCACAAGCTGATGCGACGAATCTGGATGCATCGGCAAATCGCGTTGTGGAGATTATTAAAGAAACACAGAGAAATCGTTCGCGCTCATTAATCTTCCTAGCGGGTGTTCCTGGTTCAGGGAAAACATTGGCAGGATTGCAGGTAGTGCATAACGCCGTAGAGTCGGGGGTAGAGGACCGAGGCGATATTGTTTACTTGTCTGGGAATACGCCATTGGTCGTCGTCCTACGTGAAGCACTGGCTCGTGACGAAGCTGGCCGAAGAAAGGCTCGTGGAGAAAGAGGCCAGCTTGCCGAGGCAAGGAATTCGGTTCGTACTCGCATTCAACACATCATCGATTTTCTGCGGGAATACCTGACTAGCGATGATGGCTCCGCGCCACATGAACATGTCATCGTCTTCGACGAGGCGCAAAGAGCGTGGGACGAAGACTACGGAAAGAAAAAATTCGGGCGTCCATCTTCGGAGCCGCGCTTGCTTCTCGAGATCATGGGGCGGCACCCAGATTGGTGTTCCATCGTGGCGCTTGTTGGTGGGGGGCAGGAGATCAACGCGGGAGAAAACGGGATTGCGGAATGGGGAAAAGCTCTGCGAGAACTCGGCGCAGACGTACTTAAGAGTTGGTCAGTTTACGGCCCGCCGAATTTTGTTGAGGGATCAGAGGCAACGGCAAAGCTTGGGGCCGGTAGCCTTTCAGGTGTTGGAAGCGTCAAAGTTGATCGAGATCTCGAACTTACTGTTCCGCTGAGAAGTTTTCGGTCGCCTTTGCTCAGTCAATGGGTCGCTGCTGTACTGGATGGAGATGCCCCAAGTGCAGCAGGGCTCGCTGAACACCTTGGCGATTACCCAATTTTAGTAGTTCGATCGTTGGACTGTGCCCGCAACTGGCTGAAAGACGCTGCACGTGGTGAGAGAAGATTTGGATTGGTTGCCAGCTCGGGCGCGAGGCGTTTACGGGCTGACGGGCTTGGTGTCACGCTCAATGCAACCGATGGAAGCGCAATCGCTCAGTGGTATCTGAATGGCCGAGGAGATGTTCGTTCTTCTTTTGCGCTCGAAGTCCCGGCAAACGAATACACAACACAGGGGCTTGAACTAGATTTTGTTGGGTTGTGTTGGGGAGGAGATCTCGTATGGGATGGAGATTGCTGGCAGTACCGGCAGTTTCGTGGAAATGACTGGGCTAGCGTTAATGGCGACCGCCAACGATTCGTCGCCAACTCATATCGGGTGCTAATGACCAGGGGGCGCGAAGGGCTGGTGATTTGGGTGCCCGAAGGATCCGAGGAGGACCCTACACGTGAGCCCGAAAACTTGGACTGGACAGCTCGCTTTTTAGTCAGTTGCGGGGCTAAGCAATGCTTAGAAGGAGATGCCTAACAATGCGCTGCAGCGGACGTTTGACCCGTCACCTACTTTGCTGTCGCAAAGCAGGCGTCGCCTTAAGCGCCGCTGAGCTTAGGCGTTGAGCTTGTAGAACTTCTCTGCCGTGAGTGTCGGCTTTGTGTCTTTCTGAGACAGTTACCCCGACCGTAGCAACTGCTTTTGCACAAATAGTGAGAGCCTCCTGCCTTAGCCTCCTTGCTTATTTCCCTCCCTGGAGTGCCATTATTCTTGTTGTTTTGCGTAAAAATCCCTCAAACAGATTACGCAATCTCCTTGTGGCGAGGGGTGGCGGTTTTTAGACTGCCAGTCTCTACAATAATTATTCGGGTGCTGGAGAATGCTGAAAGACGATGTGGGCCAGGGCGCTCTGCCCCTCACTGCGCCGCGGTTGGCGGGCTGGGCTGCCCAGCAATACGGTGACAAACTCGCCATCCGCGATGGCGATCAGGATCTGAGCTATAGCGACCTCAACCAGGCCAGGCGTCAGGCCGGTAAGGCCTTTATGGCGCTGGGTGTGGAAAAGGGCGATAGAGTGGCCATTTGGGCGCCCAACAGTGCCCAGTGGATCGTTGCGGCACTGGGGGCGCAATCTCTGGGCGCTATTGTGGTAACCCTGAATACCCGGCTATCCGGTGCCGAAGCGGCCGATATTCTCAGCCGGGCCGGGGTGTCTTACCTGTTAACCGTGGCCCAGTTGGAGCAGGGCGCTCCCTGTGGGTTGTTGGCAGAGGAATCCCTGCCGGCGCTGAAAGAGACGGTATTGCTGGAGGGCGCGGAAGACGGTGCCCGCAGCTGGCAGGATTTTCTGGCACTGGCTGAGGGGGCCGACTCTGCCGCATTCACCGCCGCCGAGCGGGCAGTACTGCCCAGCGACAGCGCCGATATGCTGTTTACCTCCGGCACTACCGGCAAGGCCAAAGGGGTGCTGTGCAGCCATGAGCAGAACTTCCGGGTATTTGTTACCTGGAGCGATACCGTCGGTCTGCGCAGTGACGACAACTATCTCATCATTAATCCCTTCTTCCACTCCTTTGGCTACAAAGCCGGCTGGCTGGCGGCGCTGATTAAAGGCGCGGCGATCTTCCCCATGGCGCGCTTTGATCGCAGTGCGTTAATGGCTGCCATAGAACAACACCGCATTACCATGCTGCCGGGGGCGCCGTCCCTCTACGATATGATTCTCAATGCCGAGGACCGGGACCAGTACGACCTGTCCAGCCTGCGCCTGGGGGTTACTGGGGCGGCATCGGTGCCGGTGCAGTTGGTCAAGGATATGTCCGAGGTGTTGGGTTTTGAGACTGTGGTCACC
It encodes:
- a CDS encoding DNA/RNA helicase domain-containing protein, with the translated sequence MTAYFSSSIKTFCHITPDEVSARLHAKYAADGFSSQYTTQTEAWNNTIPRLQEEFRALMREHPTASSWRVLLEYPLYRLRRRIDVLVLTPAALVVVELKVGESEFRSTDRRQVEEYALDLRDFHASSSGVSIVPLLWCTGASTTTYAPTTKPGDVAEVGLVGKTGVARIIGQIGLSQPVISYEINEWETGQYRPVPTVVDAATTLFAGHGVREIAQADATNLDASANRVVEIIKETQRNRSRSLIFLAGVPGSGKTLAGLQVVHNAVESGVEDRGDIVYLSGNTPLVVVLREALARDEAGRRKARGERGQLAEARNSVRTRIQHIIDFLREYLTSDDGSAPHEHVIVFDEAQRAWDEDYGKKKFGRPSSEPRLLLEIMGRHPDWCSIVALVGGGQEINAGENGIAEWGKALRELGADVLKSWSVYGPPNFVEGSEATAKLGAGSLSGVGSVKVDRDLELTVPLRSFRSPLLSQWVAAVLDGDAPSAAGLAEHLGDYPILVVRSLDCARNWLKDAARGERRFGLVASSGARRLRADGLGVTLNATDGSAIAQWYLNGRGDVRSSFALEVPANEYTTQGLELDFVGLCWGGDLVWDGDCWQYRQFRGNDWASVNGDRQRFVANSYRVLMTRGREGLVIWVPEGSEEDPTREPENLDWTARFLVSCGAKQCLEGDA
- a CDS encoding FadD3 family acyl-CoA ligase: MLKDDVGQGALPLTAPRLAGWAAQQYGDKLAIRDGDQDLSYSDLNQARRQAGKAFMALGVEKGDRVAIWAPNSAQWIVAALGAQSLGAIVVTLNTRLSGAEAADILSRAGVSYLLTVAQLEQGAPCGLLAEESLPALKETVLLEGAEDGARSWQDFLALAEGADSAAFTAAERAVLPSDSADMLFTSGTTGKAKGVLCSHEQNFRVFVTWSDTVGLRSDDNYLIINPFFHSFGYKAGWLAALIKGAAIFPMARFDRSALMAAIEQHRITMLPGAPSLYDMILNAEDRDQYDLSSLRLGVTGAASVPVQLVKDMSEVLGFETVVTAYGLTESTGVVTICRPDDDPETIANTSGRVIDGVELRCVDPESGKERPRGEAGEVWVRGYNVMQGYFDMPDATAEAITDDGWLRTGDIGVMDERGYLRITDRLKDMYIMNGENVYPAEVEQCLRQLPGVAQVAVVGIPHKAQGEVGAAFVVPASGAELDEDAVKQHASNNLARYKVPKHVFLVDSLPLNASGKVLKTVLREQAAQA